The Oscillatoria acuminata PCC 6304 genomic interval CCGTTGAACTTCCGAATAACTCAGGGGCATGGGTTTGACGTGACCGCGTCCGCGTCCGTAACGGCGTTTTTGTTCTGCCCCCACAAAGTTAATCACATGGGGGGTGTTTTTGACAACCTGCCAGCTTTCATCGTCCATGTCCATTTGGACGAGGACGTAACCGGGGAAGATTTTTTCATCCGTTTGCTGTCTGCTTCCATCCTTGCGAATTTTAAATGCAGCAGCTTGGGGAATCTCGACCTGAAAAATGCGATCGCCCATATCAAGGGTTTGAATTCGCTGTTCTAGGGTCGCTTTGACGCGCTTTTCACAGCCCGAGGCAACTTGAACGGCAAACCAACGGCCCGTTGATTTGGTTTCTTCGGTTTCGTCGGTTTCTGACGGTTGAGTTGGATATTGAGAGTCGTCGTCCGATGCAAACATCATCCGAACACCTGTGTAGCTGCCCAACCAAAAAATTTATCGATGAAATAGATTAAGCTGGCAATTAAGGCGACCATCGAGAGGACGGCCAACGATTCACTAATTACCTGCTGCCGAGATGGCCAAACTACCTTAGCCAGTTCTTCTTTTGTTTCCTGGAAAAACTCTGCGGGATTGAAACCGCTTGCTGTTTCTTGGTCTGCTTCGTTTTTCTTTGCCACAATTGCTTTTCTTCTCCCACTGAACGCAACAACCGGCAGTTCTTTCTTGGCAACAGCTTTCATGCGATCGCCAGTGAATCACGCCACTCCAGATTAGGTGGCTGCACTCGTCGCCGTTCTAGCTTAAACTTTTTCTTGTTCTTGCAATACTTGGTACGAACCACCCAGATAATAATTCTACCCGAAAGTTTTTAGGTTGTTTGCTGTTTTTGCAGCAGACATACTTTCGGGCAGATATCTTTCGGAAGATGGTTCAGCGCGCCCTGGAGGACTTGAACCCCCGACATCAGGTTTTGGAGACCTGCGTTCTACCAACTGAACTAAGAGCGCACGGGTTGAATCTGCTGGTTAGAGCGATTCACCCAGTTCCTATCCTATACCTAAAATTGCGATCGCGTCAACCCACCCGGGGCAATTTTTTTGGATTGGTCTTAGATAGGGCGGTCAAACCGTTGTTTGATGCGGGTGGCTTTACCCACGCGATCGCGCAGATAGTACAGCTTCGCCCGTCGCGCTTTACCCCGGCGCAATATTTTGATGCTCTCAATCCGGGGGGAATGCACCAAAAAGACTCGCTCTACCCCAACCCCTTGGAAAACACGGCGCACGGTAATGGTTTCGTTAATCCCACCATTGCGCATGGCAATCACCACGCCCTCGTAAGGCTGGGTTCTTTCTTTGCCCGCTTCTCTAATTCTGACTCCCACTCTTACGCTGTCACCAACGTAAATCTGGGGGAGGTCCGTTTTTAACTGTTCCGCCTCAATGGCACGGATAATCTGTTCAGCCTTCATAGTTATGGTTTTTAACTCACAATCTCCCATCATACCGCTCAATTGGCATTTCGGTCTAGCCAATCTCCAAGAGTTTTTTTCCCGTCTCTTGCCTGGGTTTTGTTTGCGAATTCGACCCAGAGAAGCGCACCCACAGCATCACGCCACCTCCGGTCCCCTCCCCTTGCCAAGGGGAGGGGACCGGAGGTGCATTTAAGCGTAACCAACCTACTCTTGTAAGCCCTAGCCCTCCCATTGTCCTGACTCCATTTCGGCCCTTCCGATGCGCTCTTTGTTGAGTCCTACTGCTCCAGAGAGAGCTTTTAGGCTTGAAAAAGCCGAAAAAATGCAAAAAAAGGAGATAACCCTCTGTTATCTAGGTCTAAAGGCAGAAATTCGCTAAAAAAACTCAATTTCCAGATTTCAGCCCTGGAATTTTAGTGCTAGAGTAGAGTGAAAATGTTGTCTTCCAAGAGAGGTTGCATAACAACGTTGAAACCCTTTGCTCTAACTGGCTACCCTTGGCGTGGCCTTTGGTATCTGGATATGCAGTTGAAGCGTAAACGGCATTGCGACCCGGCGCTGTCCTGGACTGATCGATGTGAAGCGCCTAGTATGGTCCGATCGGCCTGTTAGATAAGGTTTGCGCTCGGTACTTCGGTGGCTTGTTCTAAGCTGCTGCTATCAAGGCCCTACGTCTCGACGGGTCCGCAAACTAGGTCGATCGGGGTTATAGACCCACAAAATTTTGACAAGGAGACGGCATTCCGATAACCGTCTCTAAACAAGCTGGATTTTTCCTGCCTTAGCTCTATCAAAAAGGGAGCGGATTCATGACAGAGAAACTCGCATCAGACGAACGAAACATCTGTCAGATCCACTCATTAAGCATCATGCTTGCGCGATAGAGCGTCCGGTTGAGATCTTTCAGCTACTGCCTAGGGATGAGGTTGGTTCCCACGAACCTAACCCAATCCTTCACCTGTGGCAGTGATGTCAATCAACTTAAATATTCATGATTGAACATAGTCAATCGCCTTAGTGGCTTGGTCTGCTAAGGCTACTATGCCCTGTATTTCAGCCGTTTGGAGTGGAAAAATGTCTCAAATGATAGATCGCAAAATTGCACCCGCCCCCATGACCGAGAACGTGAGCGTCGTGGACTTAATTGATAGTTACTTCACCGCTTATAATTCCGCTCGGTTGCGGGAAATCTGTCACCTGCTGACCCAAAAGGTGATGCGTGAAGGGGTGACTGTGGGACTGAGCCTATCTGGGGCCATGACTCCGGCGGGATTTGGGGTGTCAGCCTTAGCACCGCTGATCCGCAACGGCTTTATTGATTACATCATCAGTACCGGCGCAAATCTGTATCACGATATCCATTACGGACTGGGATTAAACCTCTATGCGGGAAATCCGTTCGTGGATGATATCAAACTGCGCGAAGAAGGTCATATTCGGATCTATGACATCATTTTTGACTACGATGTCTTGTTAGAAACTGATGCCTTTATTCGGACGATTTTGCGCGCCGAACCGTTTCAGAAGCGGATGGGAACGGCAGAATTTCATTATCTGCTGGGCAAATATGTCAGTGAAATTGAGAAGCAGCGCGGGGTAGAGCATTCTTGCTTGCTGGCAACGGCGTATGAGTGCGGGGTGCCGATTTATACCTCCTCGCCGGGAGATAGCTCGATCGGGATGAATGTGGCGGCGCTTGCTCTCGAAGGGTCGGAATTAATCATTGATCCGGCGATCGATGTCAACGAAACAGCGGCGATCGCATACGGTGCCCGGGACCCCAACCAAGACTTCCCCGGAGAAAGTGCCGCCTTTATTCTCGGTGGCGGTTCTCCGAAAAACTTCCTCCTGCAAACCCAACCCCAAATTCACGAGGTCCTGGGTTTAGAAGAACGGGGTCATGACTACTTCATCCAGATTACCGATGCCCGTCCCGATACCGGCGGTTTATCTGGGGCCACCCCCTCGGAAGCCGTAAGCTGGGGCAAAGTTGACCCCAATGAACTACCCAATACCGTAGTTTGCTACACCGACAGCACGATCGCCTTGCCGATTCTCACCGCTTATGTGATGAATCAGTGCCCCGCGCGTTCCCTCAAACGCTTGTACGATCGCCGCCAGGAAATGTTAACCAAACTGCAATTAGACTACCAATTGGCGCAAGCGAAAAAATCCGAACGCACCGCCCCCCCCGTTTCTGAAAGACCCGAACCTGTTGCCACTTATCCTTGTGGTACGCCCATCCGCAAGGGCCGTGGTTAGCGGTTAAGACTCTATCCGGTTGCGATAACCCCCCGCAGGCTGAAGCCTGGGGCTATACGGACAAAGCCCGCCTGCGCGGGCTCATAGGAATTCGGTTCTGATAGCCTATAAAAACCCGCACCCTGAAGGGTGGGGCTACACAGACAAAGCCCGCCTGCGCGGGCTAAGAGAGAAAAACCACTTGAGATAACCGGATTTGCTATAAATTAGTCTTCCCCGGATTTAAACCCTCTGAGTTTCTGAAACTCGGAGGGTTTTGTCTTGCCCTTTTTTATACCCAATTCGGTGGTTAAAAGTCGATTTTCTATATTAGCCCGCGCAGGCGGGCTTCGTCCGTATAGCCCCAGGCTTCAGCCTGCGGGCTAAAGCAGACCTGATTATTACCATCAACATCCAGCCTAGATTTTGTCGGCAAATACAACAGTATCTGATTGTTAAAAGTCGATTTTCTCCATTAGCCCGCGCAGGCGGGCTTTGTCCGTATAGCCCAAGGCTTCAGCCTGCGGGCTTAAACCAGACCTGATTATTCCCATCAACATTCAGACTAGATTTTGTCGGCAAATACAACAGTCTTCTTACGGTTTGCCCCCCTGAGTTGAAACCGAGATTTTTCTATCCTAGAGTCATGGTCAAACCGAAATGAAGATTTAAAAGTTTTCGCCCATCGGCGGCAAATACAACAGTCTTCTTACGGTTTACCCCCTGGTAAATAGAGTGTCAGTTCGCTTACATTAGAAAGAAGTAACCCCTCGAAATAGGCAACATAATTACCCTAAAAATAGGGAGGAAACATTTTAGTTTCCCGAGGTTACATAAAAAATTATCGGTGTTTTAATCGCCCACTGGTTTGATAAAACCCGATTCTGCCCACTCTACCGATTTCAGAATTCACTCTTTTTTTGGAGAGGAAACCCGATGAGAACATTAATGAATTTGGACCTGTTACGCGAGGTCGATGCCTGGGGACGTCAATTTGAACAACTCTTAACTGAACAACCCCCGTGCCAACGTCCCGAAATGGGTAGAGTGTGGCAACCGGCGATCGAACTGGAAGAAACTGAGAACAGCTTTGTATTGCGGGTGGAAGTGCCTGGGTTAACTGGAGAGGAGATTGACGTGCAAGCGAGTCGCTTTCAAGTGGCGATCGCTGCCCAACGTCAGCCACCCACTCCGGTGAGTCAGAACAGCGGTTATCTCCGTTCTGAACTCAATTACGGCAAGTTGCGTCGGGTCGTCCCCTTGCCGAAACCCATTGTGCCGGACCGCATTGAAGCTCAGTTAAACAATGGCATTCTCACCTTAACCTTGCCGAAATTTTCCGCCCAACAAACCCAGGTGGTCAAGGTGCGGTTGGATGAACTCAAATCCAAGGTTAACCCCGTGATGCCGGTAGAGCAGAAACCGGATCTAACCCCACAGAAAACTGAGGAAAAAATTGCTCCCAGCGAGGGTGAAGTGTTAACCGACTTATGGGCAACCCCAGGGTAAATCTGCTCACCCTAAATCCGGAGGTTCAATGGATTCCGGGACAAGGGTGGGAAGAAGGGGCGATCGCCAGGATGGGATAGACCGAAAAATCATCGGCGATCGGTCCATAAAAACACCGCGCACAGCCTGCTTTCTCGGTAAACCGTCCCTAACGAGGTTCGGTAAACTCCCCTTCAATAGAAGCCCAACCGCCCACACCATATAGATTGGTAGGCTTAAAAAATATTCAATCTGGAAAAAC includes:
- the nusG gene encoding transcription termination/antitermination protein NusG encodes the protein MMFASDDDSQYPTQPSETDETEETKSTGRWFAVQVASGCEKRVKATLEQRIQTLDMGDRIFQVEIPQAAAFKIRKDGSRQQTDEKIFPGYVLVQMDMDDESWQVVKNTPHVINFVGAEQKRRYGRGRGHVKPMPLSYSEVQRIFRQRDEAEPVAKTYLTPGEKIEVVSGPFKDFDGEVIEVSPERSKLKALLSIFGRDTPVELEFNQVRKLS
- the secE gene encoding preprotein translocase subunit SecE, which gives rise to MAKKNEADQETASGFNPAEFFQETKEELAKVVWPSRQQVISESLAVLSMVALIASLIYFIDKFFGWAATQVFG
- the rplS gene encoding 50S ribosomal protein L19; this encodes MKAEQIIRAIEAEQLKTDLPQIYVGDSVRVGVRIREAGKERTQPYEGVVIAMRNGGINETITVRRVFQGVGVERVFLVHSPRIESIKILRRGKARRAKLYYLRDRVGKATRIKQRFDRPI
- a CDS encoding homospermidine biosynthesis protein, with the protein product MSQMIDRKIAPAPMTENVSVVDLIDSYFTAYNSARLREICHLLTQKVMREGVTVGLSLSGAMTPAGFGVSALAPLIRNGFIDYIISTGANLYHDIHYGLGLNLYAGNPFVDDIKLREEGHIRIYDIIFDYDVLLETDAFIRTILRAEPFQKRMGTAEFHYLLGKYVSEIEKQRGVEHSCLLATAYECGVPIYTSSPGDSSIGMNVAALALEGSELIIDPAIDVNETAAIAYGARDPNQDFPGESAAFILGGGSPKNFLLQTQPQIHEVLGLEERGHDYFIQITDARPDTGGLSGATPSEAVSWGKVDPNELPNTVVCYTDSTIALPILTAYVMNQCPARSLKRLYDRRQEMLTKLQLDYQLAQAKKSERTAPPVSERPEPVATYPCGTPIRKGRG
- a CDS encoding Hsp20/alpha crystallin family protein, producing MRTLMNLDLLREVDAWGRQFEQLLTEQPPCQRPEMGRVWQPAIELEETENSFVLRVEVPGLTGEEIDVQASRFQVAIAAQRQPPTPVSQNSGYLRSELNYGKLRRVVPLPKPIVPDRIEAQLNNGILTLTLPKFSAQQTQVVKVRLDELKSKVNPVMPVEQKPDLTPQKTEEKIAPSEGEVLTDLWATPG